GACCACCTCTACACGGCCCGCGACGCCATCAAGCTCGATTCCGTCTCCGTGGACCCGCTCATCGGCCAGCGCCGGGGCAGCGTGGGCCGCATCGCGGGATCGGCCGTGGAACTGACCCAGGACGTGCGCGTCAAGCGTCCGCGCCTGCCGTTCCCGGTCACGGGCCTGGCCCGGCGCGTGCCCCTGGTGACCTGCTCCCCCGGCATGGGCGGCGAGATGCTGGAGGCCGTGTCCCGGGGCTTCGGCGCGGGCGGGCTCAACGGGCTCGTGCTGGAGGGCTTCGGGGCCGGAAACGTGCCTCCCGGGCTGGTTCCGGCCATCCGCGGACTGCGCGCCCGGGAGATTCCCGTGGTCCTGGCCACCCGTTGCGTGAAGGGCGGGGTCTGGCCGATCTACGGCTACGAGGGCGGCGCGGCCCAGCTCGTGACGCTGGGCGTCATCCCGGCCGGGCCGCTGAGCGGGATCAAGGCCCAGCTCCTGCTCAAGGCGGCCCTGGGCAGCGGTTGTCCCCCCGGGGATCTGGAAAAGGTGTTCCGATGAGCCGTCCCGCCCCCGAGTGCGCCGTCGCGCCCACGCCCCTGCCGTTCGGCGTGGTGCGCGGCACCGAGAAGGGGCGGGTCTACGCCTGTTTGCGCGACTGGATCCTTTTCTCAGA
The window above is part of the Desulfovibrio aminophilus genome. Proteins encoded here:
- a CDS encoding asparaginase → MPRAGATTSKSSRDVVVFLTGGTIGMRRRADGPGVAPGGGLDELFESLLPVEGVRVRTVEWSDRPSPHMTPEDMLRLARDIDAALAERGVCGAVVLHGTDLLAETSFLLDIALASTKPVVTTGSMRHMEEAGYDGQRNLLNSILACLTMPRSSEVLVQIADHLYTARDAIKLDSVSVDPLIGQRRGSVGRIAGSAVELTQDVRVKRPRLPFPVTGLARRVPLVTCSPGMGGEMLEAVSRGFGAGGLNGLVLEGFGAGNVPPGLVPAIRGLRAREIPVVLATRCVKGGVWPIYGYEGGAAQLVTLGVIPAGPLSGIKAQLLLKAALGSGCPPGDLEKVFR